The following are from one region of the Theropithecus gelada isolate Dixy chromosome 6, Tgel_1.0, whole genome shotgun sequence genome:
- the C6H5orf22 gene encoding UPF0489 protein C5orf22 homolog isoform X2: MSDSAGGRAGLRRYPKLPVWVVEDHQEVLPFIYRAIGSKHLPASNISFLHFDSHPDLLIPVNMPADTVFDKETLFGELSIENWIMPAVYAGHFSHVVWFHPTWAQQIREGKHHFLVGKDTSTTTIRVTSTDHYFLSDGLYVPEDQLENQKPLQLDVIMVKPYKLCNNQEENDAVSSAKKPKLDLEDSENTASTNCDSSSEGLEKDTATQRSDQTCLEPSCSCSSENQECQTAASIGEILEILKKGKAFVLDIDLDFFSVKNPFKEMFTQEEYKILQELYKFKKPGTNLTEEDLVDIVDTRIHQLEDLEATFADLCDGDDEETVQRWASNPGMESLVPLVQSLKKRMEVPDYEMVHQAGLTCDYSELPHHISTEQEIEYLIQSVHYLLKNLPNPTLVTIARSSLDDYCPSDQVDSIQEKVLNMLRALYGNLDLQVYAAESSPS; this comes from the exons ATGAGTGACTCCGCGGGAGGGCGCGCTGGTCTTCGGCGTTACCCCAAGCTCCCAGTGTGGGTGGTGGAGGATCATCAAGAG GTTCTACCCTTTATATACCGGGCCATAGGCTCAAAGCATCTTCCTGCCAGTAATATAAGTTTTTTACATTTCGACTCACATCCAGACCTCCTTATTCCTGTGAATATGCCAGCAGACACTGTGTTTGATAAGGAAACACTCTTCGG AGAATTAAGTATTGAAAATTGGATTATGCCTGCGGTTTATGCTGGCCATTTTTCACATGTAGTATGGTTTCATCCCACATGGGCTCAGCAAATCAGAGAGGGAAAACACCACTTTTTAGTAGGTAAAGACACTTCTACCACAACAATCAG GGTTACAAGTACAGATCATTACTTCCTAAGTGATGGTCTGTATGTACCTGAAGACCAGCTAGAGAACCAAAAACCGTTACAATTGGATGTAATTATGGTAAAACCTTATAAACTCTGTAATAATCAAGAAGAAAACGATGCAGTGTCTTCTGCTAAGAAACCAAAGCTAGACCTGGAAGATTCGGAAAACACTGCCTCTACTAACTGTGACTCTTCTTCAGAAGGACTGGAAAAGGACACAGCGACACAGAGAAGTGACCAGACTTGCCTAGAACCATCATGTTCATGTTCTTCTGAAAATCAGGAATGCCAGACTGCCGCCAGCATTGGGGAGATTCTGGAAATTTTGAAGAAAGGGAAGGCATTTGTTTTAGATATtgacttggattttttttcagtgaagaATCCCTTCAAAGAAATGTTCACTCag gaaGAGTACAAAATCTTACAAGAGCTGTACAAATTTAAGAAACCTGGCACCAACCTAACAGAG GAAGATTTGGTAGATATTGTTGATACTCGAATTCATCAGTTAGAGGATTTAGAAGCCACTTTTGCCGATTtgtgtgatggtgatgatgaagaaACTGTACAGAGATGGGCTTCAAACCCTGG AATGGAATCACTAGTTCCCCTTGTACAGAGTTTGAAAAAACGGATGGAAGTACCAGACTatgaaatg gTTCACCAGGCTGGTTTAACCTGCGATTATTCAGAACTTCCTCACCATATCAGCACAGAACAAGAAATAGAGTATCTTATTCAATCTGTGCATTATTTACTGAAAAATTTACCAAATCCTACTCTTGTGACAATTGCAAG GTCAAGCCTGGATGATTACTGTCCTTCTGACCAAGTTGACAGCATTCAAGAAAAGGTCCTCAATATGCTACGTGCCCTCTATGGAAATCTAGACCTCCAAGTGTATGCAGCAGAGTCTTCTCcatcttga
- the C6H5orf22 gene encoding UPF0489 protein C5orf22 homolog isoform X1, whose amino-acid sequence MSDSAGGRAGLRRYPKLPVWVVEDHQEVLPFIYRAIGSKHLPASNISFLHFDSHPDLLIPVNMPADTVFDKETLFGDHWILMSISAFSPLPYVVLVEKYDENSGFHKELSIENWIMPAVYAGHFSHVVWFHPTWAQQIREGKHHFLVGKDTSTTTIRVTSTDHYFLSDGLYVPEDQLENQKPLQLDVIMVKPYKLCNNQEENDAVSSAKKPKLDLEDSENTASTNCDSSSEGLEKDTATQRSDQTCLEPSCSCSSENQECQTAASIGEILEILKKGKAFVLDIDLDFFSVKNPFKEMFTQEEYKILQELYKFKKPGTNLTEEDLVDIVDTRIHQLEDLEATFADLCDGDDEETVQRWASNPGMESLVPLVQSLKKRMEVPDYEMVHQAGLTCDYSELPHHISTEQEIEYLIQSVHYLLKNLPNPTLVTIARSSLDDYCPSDQVDSIQEKVLNMLRALYGNLDLQVYAAESSPS is encoded by the exons ATGAGTGACTCCGCGGGAGGGCGCGCTGGTCTTCGGCGTTACCCCAAGCTCCCAGTGTGGGTGGTGGAGGATCATCAAGAG GTTCTACCCTTTATATACCGGGCCATAGGCTCAAAGCATCTTCCTGCCAGTAATATAAGTTTTTTACATTTCGACTCACATCCAGACCTCCTTATTCCTGTGAATATGCCAGCAGACACTGTGTTTGATAAGGAAACACTCTTCGG AGACCATTGGATTCTCATGTCTATTTCTGCATTTAGTCCATTGCcgtatgttgttttggttgaaaaatatgatgaaaattCAGGCTT TCACAA AGAATTAAGTATTGAAAATTGGATTATGCCTGCGGTTTATGCTGGCCATTTTTCACATGTAGTATGGTTTCATCCCACATGGGCTCAGCAAATCAGAGAGGGAAAACACCACTTTTTAGTAGGTAAAGACACTTCTACCACAACAATCAG GGTTACAAGTACAGATCATTACTTCCTAAGTGATGGTCTGTATGTACCTGAAGACCAGCTAGAGAACCAAAAACCGTTACAATTGGATGTAATTATGGTAAAACCTTATAAACTCTGTAATAATCAAGAAGAAAACGATGCAGTGTCTTCTGCTAAGAAACCAAAGCTAGACCTGGAAGATTCGGAAAACACTGCCTCTACTAACTGTGACTCTTCTTCAGAAGGACTGGAAAAGGACACAGCGACACAGAGAAGTGACCAGACTTGCCTAGAACCATCATGTTCATGTTCTTCTGAAAATCAGGAATGCCAGACTGCCGCCAGCATTGGGGAGATTCTGGAAATTTTGAAGAAAGGGAAGGCATTTGTTTTAGATATtgacttggattttttttcagtgaagaATCCCTTCAAAGAAATGTTCACTCag gaaGAGTACAAAATCTTACAAGAGCTGTACAAATTTAAGAAACCTGGCACCAACCTAACAGAG GAAGATTTGGTAGATATTGTTGATACTCGAATTCATCAGTTAGAGGATTTAGAAGCCACTTTTGCCGATTtgtgtgatggtgatgatgaagaaACTGTACAGAGATGGGCTTCAAACCCTGG AATGGAATCACTAGTTCCCCTTGTACAGAGTTTGAAAAAACGGATGGAAGTACCAGACTatgaaatg gTTCACCAGGCTGGTTTAACCTGCGATTATTCAGAACTTCCTCACCATATCAGCACAGAACAAGAAATAGAGTATCTTATTCAATCTGTGCATTATTTACTGAAAAATTTACCAAATCCTACTCTTGTGACAATTGCAAG GTCAAGCCTGGATGATTACTGTCCTTCTGACCAAGTTGACAGCATTCAAGAAAAGGTCCTCAATATGCTACGTGCCCTCTATGGAAATCTAGACCTCCAAGTGTATGCAGCAGAGTCTTCTCcatcttga